The DNA region TCCAGTGGCTTTTTCAAAGGGatagcttctacccattttgtaaAGTATTTGGTGGCTGCTAGGATCCATATGTAACCATTAGAAGGGGGTTTATAGTCCCTATGAGATCAAGCCCCCAAGTGTGGAAAGGCCATGGTGTCGTCATGTCCTGCAGTACATTTGGGTGAGTATGAATTGCATCTCCAAGTATTTGGCAGGCATGACAAGTTTTGACTAGTTCCTTGGAGTCCTTCttcattgttggccaatagtatccTAATAGTAGCAACTGCTTGTAAAGTCTTCTTTTTCCTAGGTGACTCCAACAATCACCGGAATGGACTTCTTTAACTACTTCTCTGGCATCCTTTGGTCCCAAACACCTCAGGGGGTCCCCGTTGTACCCCTTCTTAAATAAGATCCCATTTTGTAAGAAATATCTGACCACAAGTTTCTTGAGCCGGTGGACTAATGTCCTGTCAGTTGGCAGGATCCTTTGAGCCAAGTATTCCATGAATGGAGTCCTCCAATCTTCTGCAACGAACATGACATAACTCTCTTCCTTGTCCATCGAAAGTAGACATCTTGGCACTTCTCCTGTATGGTTGCTACTTCCTTGTTCATATTTGACCAGTACCCCATGCGTTGCATTCTTCTGTACAGACTAATCTTTTCTGCAACCCCACAGATTTGGCTGTGTAGTTCTTCTAATCTCATCCTTCCTTCCCTTTCATTGATACACCTGGATAGGATCCCTCCAGGCAGTCTCTTGTATAGTTCTCCTTCTATCAGGGTGTAGTCTTTTAGCTCTTTGATACTCCCTTCATGTCCTGActcttttatttgttctttaacCTCCTTTCTCCAATCATATTGCTCCAGTTCTTCGGGGAACATCCTTCTTAAGACTTCTATGATGGAGTGTTTTTGTCTACTCACCTTTATCAAGGtgtttttccctttaactaCCATTTGGGACCCTAAGGTGGCCAGTGCATCGGCAAACCTATTTTCACTCCACTGAGTGTATTTTACATTGAAGGTCTGAAACTCCTGCTCTAGCCTTTGTACCCAAGTCCTGTAAGCTGCCAAACTCTGTTCTCTTAGTGCAAAGTCGCCCTTCATCTAAGAGACTACAAGATTGGAATCTCCTAAAACTCTCATGTGCCTTACTCCTATGTTGAGTGCTATGGTCAGCCCAGTCAGGTATACTTCATATTCAGCGGCATTATTCGAGCAGGAGAAACCAAGCTTGAAAGATAAGGGTAGGGTGTCCTTATCTTCACAACTTAATATGATTCCCAGTCCATTTGAGGTTGCCGTTACTGACCCATCAAACCTTATTGTCCACTTTTCCCTGGAAGCTCTATCACTGCCACCTCCTCGAGGATCTCCTCACTTAGCGGAGATTCCTCATTCCCAAGGAACTAGGCTAGCATGTCTGCTATGGCTTGGCTTTTGACAACCTTGGGAGTCCTAATGCCTATGTCGTACTGAGAAAGCAGAACTAGCCATTGTGCTATCCTTCTTGTCAAGAGGGGCTGATGAAGGAGTGTCTTTATGGGGTGAGACTTAGTCACTAAAAGGATCTGATGAGCTGAGAAATATCGTTTCAGCCTTTGGGACGCGTAGATAACCATTAGGCAAGCCTTTTCTATCCTGGGGTACCTGGTTTCAGCATCCTTAAGTGTCCTGCTCACATAGTAAATGGGTTGCTCGTTcccatcatcatcttcttatGCTAGTAGGGCTCCTATGGCTTGGGAGTTTGATGCTAAATACAATAAAAGGGGTCGCCCACCTACTGGTGCTTGGGGGGTGGAGAGGCAGTTCATGATCTGTTGGACCCTCTAGAAGGCTTCTTGTTGCTCAGCTCCCCAGGTGAACTCAGTCCCCTTTTTCAACAGTTTGGATAAACCACTTGTGACCGAAGCTAATCCTGGCATAAACCTCCTGATGTAGGAGACCCTCCCTAGGAAGACTTTGAGCTCCCTTACCATTGTAGGCCTCTTCATTGTGGCAATGGCCATGACTTTTGCTGGATCCACACTTATGCCTCTGTGGTGTACCAGGAACCCAAGGAATTTCCTAACAGGCACCCCGAAGGCACACTTCATGGGGTTCATGCATAGTTTGTACTTCCTGCatctttcaaaaacttgttcaagCACCTAAAGGTGTCCTGTTCTAGTTTTTGACTTCGCTacaatatcatccacataatcTTCCATCTCCTTGTGCATCATGTCGTGGAAAATGGCCGTCATGGTTCGCTGGTATGTGGCCCCTGCATTTTTAAGGCCAAAGGGCATCATAGTGTAATAAAAATTCCCAATCGGGGTCCTGAACGCTGTCTTCTCTACATCTTTGGTAGCCATGTGGATTTGGTTGTATCCACTATACACATCCATAAATGAGAACATAGAGCTCCCCGCGGCTGAATCCACAAGGAGATCAATAGTAGGTAGAAGGAACTCATCTTTTGGGCATGCCTTGTTTAGGTTTCAGAAGTCCACACAGCAACAGATTTgaccattctttttcttcacggGCACTATGTTGGAAAGCCACTTGGGATGTTGGATGGGTTTGACAAATCCAGCTGCTAGCAGCTTCTTGACTTCTTGGGTTATCTGGGCTTCTACATCAGTGTGAAAGACCCTTGCTGGCTGGACCATTGGCTTAACTCTCGGATCCACATTGAGAGAATGGACTACCAATTCTGGATCCAGACCAGGCATCTCATCATATGTCCATGCGAAGACATCCTTGTATTTTTGGAGTAGGGCTACTAATTGCTCATTTTCTTACGATGTTAGCTGACTGCTAATGAAAACAGGCTTCTGGGATCCCAGCTCGGCTCCTAAGTTTATTTCTATCAGCTCCTCTTCAGGCTGAATTTGGGTCTCCTGAACTAGTTCCTTGGGGATTTCTTCTTGGGCGATCATGCAATTTGGTGATCCGGGACCCTCCTGCATAATGCATTTAGGCCTCGCGCATCTTCACAAACGATAGATTACCCTTCCTCCGGGTTCTCACACTACAACACATTTCTGGGATCTTGAGGAGCTGGGCTCctgctttttccttttcctctcCAAGAGATTTCTCAGGTCGTGGGTGCTTCCTCCTTCCTCTTCGTCCAGGACAGGTGCTCCTGGGGTCCCTAGCATGGGGCTCTCGTCATCCGGTTCCAACTCATCATAGAACCTGGTTTCTACAAAGTCCACCTCCCCTTGGCTGAAAGGATTATGATTGGCAGGGATCCTTACAGTCTTCCCATTCAATCTCCCCTTAACACATTGATGGTACGTGGAGGGAATAAGGCGGTGCTTGTGAAGCCATGGGCATCCCAGCAGTACTTGGTAGGAAACCTCCAAATTAATCACATGGAATCTTGTTAGGGCCACTATCGGTCCTACCCTTAGAGCCAGTTGCATACATCCTTCAGTTGATTCCGCCGACCCTCTAAATCCTGTTATCTCCATAGGGACCCTAGGATCCTTCTACCAGTTAAGCCCACGGCTTCCAGGGTACTCAGAGCGATGAGGTTAAGTGACACCCCTATATCTACCAATGCCTTTCTGACTTGGACACCATTTATAGTGTCCATTAGGTAGAGGGGTCTACGATGGTCTGGATGCTCAATCTCCATGTCCTTATCAGTGAAGGTTATTGTGTTGGTTGTCTCCAAGTAAGCTCGACTAGCATGGGACTCTGCTGTGAAGCATTCCATTCTTGAATCTACTGCTATGCTCATGAGGGACTCTATGGCCACCCTTCTTGCTTCTGGTCCAAATCCCAGTTGGTTGAATAGCGATCTGAACTTGGGGTTCTTCTGGAGAATCCTGACTGTGCTTAGGTGGAAGGATCCTTTGGGTTCTTCTACTTTTGCCGGGTTCCCATGGATCACCACAGCCACCACCCCCTTTCCTTTGTGGTTGGGTAGGGGGTTCCTTTGCACCTTTGGCTCCTTTTGAGTGAGTTCCAGGGTTCCCTCTCTTAGCTTCTTGTGAAAAAGCCTACGGAGGGTCCAGCAGTCCTTGGTAGAGTGCTTGACATAACTATGAATTCTGCAAAACAAGGGGTTCTTCCTCTCTTCTTTGGTTGGTGGTCTGGACACGGTAAATGGCCTGACCACTCCATCTCCAATCCATTTATCCAGGACTTGGTTCAATTCTTCTGCCGTACACGGGATCACCTGTGGTTCCTCGAATATTTTTCCGTCAggcttcttccttttctctcccACTGATGCTGTCATGGCCTGGGGTACTGGCACCCTCTTCGTTCTCATAGTCTGCGCAGTTCTTCTAGTTCTCTGTAGCAGGTCGGCAAACTGAGTTATGCATAGATTTTCGAGATTAAGCCTATAATCAAAGAGCATGTTGGATATGCAGGTCTCCACGAGCTCTTTTTCTTCATGGTCTCCATAGTAGTCTAGAGACACATCTTCAAATCTTTTGATGAACTGGATAGGGTCTTCTCCTGGCCTTTGCCGCACCATTTGGAAGCTTTGGAAGGTGACCTTGTCCTCACTTGGGTAATACTTCGCACAGAACCTCTCCTTCATTTTGTCTCAAGTTCTAATGGACTCAGGCTTCAGTGTGGTGTACCACGTATATGCTTTGTCTACTAGGGACTTAGCAAACTCCCTCAGGGACAGCTCTCTGTCTCCTGCGTAAGGGCCCATAGTGTGGATAAACCTGCTCATGTGTTCCACGGCACTTCCATTCCTTCCATCAATAGGATGGAACTTTGGGGGTTCATATCCTTTGGGATATGGCTTGCCAAGGAGCTCTGGTGGGAATGGGGGATCTCGGGAAAATTGTTTGGGAATCCTTGAGAGCTTCTCCctttcttgctccaacagggcaCTAATATCTGCCAGCGTCAGGTACTGAGGGTTGGCTCCCCCTCCCACTACTGACCCTCCTTCTGGTTGGGCTCTGTCTTGGTTGACCACAAGGGGCATATTATCCCTGATTTCCTGTGTCCTGCCTTCTTTAAGGAGGCGAATCTCTTACTGCAAATCCTTTAGCAAATCTGTCATTCGAGCCATGGGGTCTGGCTCCTGTCCTGCGTGCCTTTGTCCTGATACAACCTCCTGTTCTACCAAAGGCACTTCGTTCCTCTGTTTGGAGGCTACTTCGTTTTCTCCTACGGGTTTAGATGCTGCGGGTGGCACATTGGTACCTTTGTTGTTCCTTGCTCTTAGAGCCATGCTCTGTGAAGGGACTACTTCTTCCCTCTTCTTTTCCCAGTCCCCAGCGGAGTCACCAAAATGTGAGAGTCTGTTTTTAGTCGATATCCAGGCCCAAGCTTAAACAAGGACCCCGGACCCTCTagttgtagtttgaagggactGGGCTTGGTCACTGCAGCTAAATGGGCTGTTTACAAACCAAGTGATGCACAGGGCAAGACTCCTACAATACGCATACACTAGCAAAGCGAGAATGTATGTAtcgaacaacaagaaaaaaacagCAAAGGAAGACAAAATGTAACAAAGAAGcacaaaataattgtttgggATACTCAAATCAATAAGACGTATTCCATTAGTTTCCTTAATTATGGATTACAATGTGCTCACTAAATTGTGCtacaaggttcaaataagctcaaaaattacagacttagatggctATCTAAAACTCTAAggcttgcaaagtttgaatccttttgaatctaAGTATTATACTATAGTGGTTGTTTTTGGGAGACCGGGAGATATTTCCctactttctttgaattttacagAGTTTTTCTCAATGATTCTATATGATTTCCTTATCGCTGAATGCCCTTCAACGTTGGCTGCTTCTCCCTTTCATAGTGTCACTTTAGGGTTCTGGGGTACCAGAGCCTCTGTTTGTCCCAGTTCTTCTGACGACTAATTCTTTCCTTATTTCCCATAGTTCTCTTCTTTTGGCGTTTTTTCCTTTGAAAGTGCCTTGCTGGCCTTCCATTTTGGCATTTTTtctctgtcttctcttttcAGGCTTAGCCCCCTTTTAGCCACCCCtctccttttgtcatttttcccagtAAGCCAAGTCCTTCTCAGCCAAATCAAAGGTTTCCCCAACTATTTCCTTTTGTGGGTCTTTTTTACTCTAGGTTCCCCGAGGTATTGACCTCTCGTTCTTGAGTTGTTGCTCTCCAAGTCCCTTGGCTCTACGTTGCATCGCTGAGTACTCGAGAAGGACCCATATGCCTTTCGTTCCATATGCCTTTCGTTCCTAATGCCTTTTAAACCTCCTTTGAGTTGTCTTAATCCTACCTTGGCCGTGCTGCACACCCGGAAGTCCCAGGTAGTCTCTGGTATCCTAGCCCAGCCCCTTTCTTCTggactttctttgtttttttcctttgattttggGGGGCTTACTTCTTTCCTTTCTCCCTTTGTTTTTATGGACTCCTTGTCTTTTCATGGAGCCTAGGCCTCAGGTCCATCATCCTCTTTCTTTTGTAAGTCCCatcttttctcaattttttacttCCCATGGATTGGCCCAATGTGTCATTTCTTTGGGCCATTTatcataatttctttttaaacctcAACAACGGTCAGCAAGAATATTCtacaaacaaattatttatcaatagaaaacaaaagatgCATTCAAGACTGACGGAAGCATAAAAATGTTTGACGAGCATAAACAACAAACATATCCAAGTAgcacgtgaaaaaaaaaaggacattacatatataaaagtaaatgtCCAAGCTTGACGAGGGCATAAAATGTTAACTTGTGCCAAAATAAGGCACCCTGAATAGTTATGAACTTACTTGTGCCCAAAACAAGGCAGCCAATTTGTTTTCAAgttacttaaaatataaaagaaataatcaaTTTTAAGGATTACAAAAATCAAGCTGGAGGATCGTCGCCCTTCTAGCACCTGTAGACATCCCATTTTGTACCCGGTTAATAAACTTTAGTCCCCGGTCCCAATGATGAGTTTGACATGTCTACAAAAGGTAATTGAAGTTATTTTCATAGTTTGAAAGCAATCATAACTCAAAAGTGTTCAAATCACTTTGAAAACATTGTTGAAAAATGACCTTTGCTTATTGTTTTAACCATAACCATAACCTTTGCTATCATTGTAAAACCGAGAATTGCAATCAATAGAACCTCTACTCCTCGGCTAGCCCAAGGAAGAAATTTACATAAGAATCTTTCTTGTTCTGATAGATATAGCCCTTGAATTATACCATTGTTCTTGTCATTTGTCTTTTTACTAAATTACTaaggatccgtttggatacagctgaaaactgaaaacacggtagtaaaataatttttaaatgtgtgaataataccgtgggacccatttttaattaaaaaatggcTCAAAAATGCGTGAACAGTACATGAATAGCGCACGAACAGTGcgaaacaatgcatgaacaatgcaaaacagtgcgtgaacagtaattGCACAATAGTGAACAGTAATTCTTGTCCCCCAGAAACGCGTgcagaggagaagaaaaaagaaaaagaaaaaagaaggctAAAACGCGAAAGCTGAAAACGTAAACGCTATAATTCCTATCCAAACTGCACCTAAATTGGGACTATCAAACATGATGGGAGTTGATTTAAAGCATCCATCTCTATAAATTAGTTGTATTGGGTCTTAATGCAATCCCTTCTTGGTCAAGTTGGGCTAGGCcagaaaacttattttttgccccctacaaatataataaataaataactaatatcataaattaattttgatgtaTTCCACTCATTATCATCAGACTAACaaaccaattggtttttggtataggcagaAATTGAATCCCAGATTTCGTATTCAAtcatcagagattttactaaTTAAGATAACTGGAATTCACATCATACAAACATTGTAGATTGTAGCATTGTGGATGagtatttgtttctttttttcaaagtggttattggtttttatttatttattatgggTCCAAAGTGGTTATtgttaaaatgtatttttattttttaaaatttgaaaataagtttttgGTTTTAACAGAAAGATCCTATATTTTCTTTCAATGGATGACTTGAAAAATCAATTCTCCCATCAGACTTGCAAAGCTTAGGTGGTTGTGATTGACTGGATTATCTTAGAATTCACTAAAACCCGCAAAGGAGTAGATACtaacccaattaaaaaaaaaaaaaaaaaaccagaacgCAGTACAGTAGTACCAACCGTTAATTAACGGGCGTCGCCAAACAcgtgtgtttttaattttagctcTTCCTCttcggagagagagagagagagagagagggagaagttgGGGTTTGGCGGGTTTAaggtttattcattttttgttgaaaagatTTTTGGCAACTCTTGTCTAGAGAGTTGAGGTTTGTTTGATCTTTAATCAGATcgaaaaatcaaaatcatggtTAATGATATAGAAAGTAGAGAGTACTCGCTTTTGAAGGATTTTAGAGTGGAAattgaggaggaagaagaagggaCTACTTTCTCTCTTTGCTTTTGGGTTTACCTCATCAGCTCCTCCACTTCATTCCCTGCTACAATCATTCAACAGGTCTTTTCTTAACTgcctattttctttttaaaattttaagagtcCAAATTgttgtttgtcatttttgtgcaattgatggtttttttttttttttttgggtgggttcTTTCTGATTATCACTTATCGTTTCTTCACGTTTTTGTGTAATTTGTTAGACGGTTATTGTAGATAGTACCCGTTTATTAAATACCCAACTGGGGTTcgaaggtttttattttttgcagttCGTTACCTCTATTATCAGCTGCTGGAGTGGAACATTGTCCAAAATCTTGTGTGTGTTTCCATGTGATAAATTACCGATTTTCCCTAAAATTTAAACTGTtatgaaaataatgaatttaatccTTTAACTATTATTCTAACAATTCCCTTACATATAGGCCCAGACTGCCCCTTAATAAGTGGGGCTCAACATGtgagatttttaacttttaaatgggaggtagagtgggGATAGGGTTTGATCTCAGGGAATTTTTTGATAGtttcaaaagcttaagctattaggaaatgacgaaattaatcatttaaccattatcCTTACTCCATTTATTAATGGAATTTGTGATTTTATTGGTCAGCTGTGTTACATGCTTCTTCAGTGTTTTTGTTTGTATGGACTAATTGTAGGACTCATTGCTGTTCCTTCTCAAATTAACTTATGCACCTATGCCTTGTATCAGTTAGTCAATGCTACGTTGTTCCCATTAATGAATCAAATCAGATATCTGAGTAGAATCACATTTTTTACACTCACATGGAGGATAATCTATATCTTTTCGTTTCTAtctgttttgtgtgtgtgtgtgtgaagattAGTGTGCAGTCTATTTCATGGTACTATAGTTTATTAGTACTTGACAAGCGTTGGAAAATGTTCTTTTAATTCCTATGAAATTTTCCAAACCACCTGTTTATAACAACTAGTATGCAGCTGAATAACCCTCTGAAATTTTAAGATGATCTCTGTTAAAAGGAATGGAAAATATGAGTGAGGATCAGGCCTGAGAGTTCTTTACAAACTGTGTCTGTCTGCAacattataaaattattcatactCTCAATGTTGTGAGATGTTTTTGTCTTTAAGGGTTAAGGTTTCTCGTTCCCATTGTTCACCTATGACAATACCTTTCTAATGACCTTTGTAATTGTTAATCTTgtagtttatatttatatttatgtatattttttgaaactttatcAATGGATTGGTGGATAACATTCCCTTTAGTATGCAGGTGCACTCAGATAGTGTTGGTAGTGCTCCTTTTCTTGTTCTAGATGAAAAAAAGAGAATGATGCTTCTGCCATTGCTTCTCTTACACAAAGAAGCTCCTGATCCTGAAAATTCCACTTCCTGGCTTGAAGCTCCACATGCATCCATGGAAATTGAGTTTCCTTATGAAAAGTGGATTCATGTTGGATGTGAGGtatgcaatattttttgtttttgttgttattctTATTTCTTAGGGGGTATATATCACATTGTAATAGTTTTCTACATTGTTTTTCCTGCCAATAGGTATAAAGGGAGCTGAACTGTATTGGTGTTACTTCATCCATGTTCTTAATTGCTGtgctaattttatttctttgacaTTTGTTTTTCTCTATCATATGTCTCTGTAacgtacaaaaaaaaattgttcttttgtTTGGATCTTAAGGTTGTCCACATTATGGAGTTTATGAGTTTTCATCTTTGATGCATAATTGATGTAAGATTTGGgcttttttagggaaaaaaagtggaatgaaagaaaatgaaaggatgggaaaaaaagagaggaaagaagatatttttttttttgataagtaacgacaaaattttattaaaaaatgaagaaatagccaacccgagtacattgggaatgtactatgggggcataAGTCAAAAACCAAGATTACAACGATCAAGTAAAACAGGaatggaagaacaagaaaaatgacaaagaaCCACACTCCAATCTAGGAGAGTGTGTAAGAAAGAAGACTTAATCTCTAGAATAGAGCTTTCACAGCCCTCAAAGCATCTCGCATTCCTTTCGCGCCAAACACACCATAACACGCAATGAGGCACCATTCTCCACAGCTCTATATTTCTATGTCTTCCAAACTTACCTTGCCAcgactcaaacaactcaataaccTTTTGTGGCATAACCCACTGAATTCCAAACAAGCAAAACACCAACGACCACAGCTCACAAGCAATGGGGCAATGAAGAAGcagatgatccaccgactcaccacaattcttacacatatagcaccaattAAGAACAATCACACGTCGTTTACGAAGATTGTCTGTTGTTAAAATCTTACCCAAAGAAGCAGACCACgaaaagaaagctacccttggaggaaccTTCGATTTCCAAATCAACTTCCAAGGGAAGGATAAGATGCTATGAGGGAAGAAGGAAAGATAGAatcctctaacctcaaaacctctattCCTTGCTGGCTTCCAACACAACCGATCCAGACCCAATCCCCTTACCGACGAAGAGTAAACCATATCCATGAAACAATCAAAGGATTCTTGTTCCCAATCTTGTGGAGGACGACGAAATTTAGCATCCCAAGAAGATATTAATATTCTTCATTGTAACTGTTTGGTAGGAGGGATATGTACATTTAACACATACTTGCAAAACATGGTCATTAACGAGTTCAAACTAATAGAAAGCCAAAATATTAAATACTGTGGCCTGTTAGCTTAGCATTTTgtcataaaagagaaaaaaagaaataaaataaaggtaGGATACCTTTTCTAAAAAGAGATGTCATGGAACTTAAAATTCATTGATAGCCACAGAAGCCTATAGTTTGTATATggaaatttaataaatagaagGAATGAATGATTCTTGatgtattatttgaaaattgggaaaaaagTTGTAATAGATTGACTGAGAATTTTAATAGGAATAAGATGCACCTCGCCCCACCATCAAAGAggaaaataatagagaaaacaGGAACatgaaatggaaaagaaaaggagagagagagagagagagagagggagagagagagagagagagagagtaggaaGAAACCTCTCAATGGTCAGAAAGGAAAATCAGACTTGTTGAATGTGGAAGAACAAAAGCATTGAGAGAGAGTTTGTTTTCAATGATTGAAGCCTCACAAtgttattgcactttttggccTAGGGCTGTTCCTGAGCAATCCTTCACGAGGTATACCATGAAGCAATTTAGGTGTATGTCACTAATAATATTCGTGAGCACATTCTATCTTCTTTTGAAGTATATTGAGATAAttattttgatgtgtttttttcaGGTTTCTACTGATTTTGTTCGGCTCAATATTGATGGAGAGATTGTGGGGGAGAAGTCACTGTCTTCCTTGATTAACAAAGATTCGCCCACAAGTAGTTTTGGGAAGTTAGCCTTGGCTAATATTGGTGGACACTGTGACAGTCTGCAGGGTTATGTCCACAATGTTGAAGTCTTACCTCCAGCTTTATCTATTAAGGATCACTGGGGAAAGGTGCACCACACTTTAGTTTTTTAATCCCTACATTTATGTATGTTTGCTTTTTACTTGACAAATACCATATGCGATGCCAGGATGTGCCTCTAAAATTATCTATCGATAATTCATCTGCCTCTGAAATTGAAGTAGGTGATGATGGTGTTTGGAGTATTGTTGGTGGCAAGGTTAGAAAGATCTTTTTACTTTATATGTTGCTTGGTTATCCTGTCATATGCATCAACTTTCATTGTTTGAAATGAGTCATTTATGgatatttctttaaattttcttttaaagtataatttatGATGTAAAAACTTGCTGTATCTCTGTTGAGATGCTTCTTAAGTTCATCCCTACTTCAACTTCTATGACTGTTGTTAGGCTAttatcaaattgattttttaaaattccctCTGCATATGAGTTGCCTCCACTTTGTTCCAAATGTTGTAGCTTTGAGCCTTTGACATGTCTCTccttttaattatatatatatatatatatatatatatatatatatatatatatattattttgataagtaataaatttcattaagaaaGCACAAAAAGGGGGTGCAATCGCAGTACACAGGATGCATACAAGATAGCATTTTAATTATATGACCATCATTATCTAGATCCATCACTTGTATTGATGTAATTTTGTAGTTTCTGTGCATATAAGGAAACTTAGATTTACAGTTAAGATGGATAAGTGAAAATACAAGGAAAGATGTCATATGAAATTGATGCATTGGTGAAGAACATGATTTGATTTAGAGGAAGACTTAAAATAGTACTAGTAGAAGtagttttttttggttatttttttcccttttgttttgTAGGGTAAGTTGCAAATGTACTTTAGTGGATTTTGAatccatgacctcaccctccatcccattattatAGGAATAGTAAGTGTTAGTTGAATTGTAGCTTTGACACTTGTAGATGTACTAAAAATGACATGTTAATTAAGGAAGTaacaaaaagtttcattttgGATAGGCTACAATAGAATAGAAGAATACATGTGGCCGATCCTGATTAGTTGATTAATTTGTTGAGGATACATAGTAGAATCCTCATTGGGCTTTTGGGTGggtaatataacataattgcgCACATACCCATTAA from Castanea sativa cultivar Marrone di Chiusa Pesio chromosome 6, ASM4071231v1 includes:
- the LOC142639735 gene encoding putative mitochondrial protein AtMg00860; amino-acid sequence: MQEGPGSPNCMIAQEEIPKELVQETQIQPEEELIEINLGAELGSQKPVFISSQLTSKYKLCMNPMKCAFGVPVRKFLGFLVHHRGISVDPAKVMAIATMKRPTMVRELKVFLGRVSYIRRFMPGLASVTSGLSKLLKKGTEFTWGAEQQEAF